The following coding sequences are from one Virgibacillus necropolis window:
- the recD2 gene encoding SF1B family DNA helicase RecD2 yields the protein MEHTTQSRELDVQKYIKGELLYTIFHNATEHFSIAKIKVLDTNEQIQDKEIVVKGYFSNLQEAKDYIFYGQMERHTKFGLQYQVTSYESDIPDTTDGLIAYLSSELFHGIGKKTASKIIEHLGENAISQILINPDVLKDVQGLKPDKAELLVKTLQENEGFEHVVVYLAKFGIGLKLAQKIYQVYKDQSIEMLQKDPYRYVFDVEGFGFQKADEIAGLNGLSLTHPNRIGAGCLFVMQKSVQDGNVYLPVNECITNVIQLLGKTNTELDKETVKNQLESLNTDKTMIIQNANVYLPSLYYAEDGFASHVKRLITKPMEHETPLAEMMKIIGDIEEAETLSYGKEQFHAINQSLHAKLMIVTGGPGTGKTTVIKGIVDAYAAIHDVSIDPKDYEKKSDYPFVLTAPTGRAAKRLKESTGLPAVTIHRLLGWDGNNGFDKDQNEPLSGKFLIVDEFSMVDIWLANSLFKAIPDDMQVLLVGDEDQLPSVGPGQVLSDLLASQSIPLVSLNEVYRQKEGSKIIQLAHTIKNNECTTETLQNDKDFSFLKCNEFHMIDVITKIFSHAEKKGIDLKDIQVLAPMYRSQAGITIINKTLQTIVNPKTKTKREVKIYDTIFRVGDKVLQLVNQPEDGVSNGDIGEIVAIFFEDENKENVEQIVVTYEGKEVVYEQKDYTNITHAYCISIHKSQGSEFPIVLLPVVSTYHRMLRKNLLYTAITRSKQSLIICGEIQAFLRGVNTMDTNKRYTSLVNQLHERLPNKIEEVTEDITEGEISPYDFM from the coding sequence ATGGAACACACCACGCAATCGAGGGAACTTGATGTACAAAAATATATTAAAGGAGAGCTTCTGTACACCATTTTTCATAATGCTACAGAGCATTTTTCGATTGCAAAAATAAAAGTGCTTGATACAAATGAACAGATACAGGATAAAGAAATTGTCGTAAAGGGCTATTTTTCTAACCTTCAGGAAGCAAAGGACTATATTTTTTATGGGCAAATGGAACGACATACTAAGTTTGGTCTTCAATATCAAGTTACTTCTTATGAATCTGATATACCAGATACTACAGATGGATTAATTGCATATTTATCGAGTGAATTATTTCACGGAATTGGTAAAAAAACAGCTAGTAAAATAATTGAGCATTTAGGTGAAAACGCGATATCACAAATACTAATAAATCCAGATGTTTTAAAAGATGTTCAAGGATTGAAACCTGATAAGGCTGAGCTATTAGTAAAAACATTACAAGAAAATGAAGGCTTTGAGCATGTAGTTGTGTACTTAGCGAAGTTCGGAATTGGGTTAAAGCTTGCTCAGAAAATATATCAAGTCTATAAGGACCAATCGATTGAAATGCTTCAGAAGGATCCGTATCGATATGTATTTGATGTGGAAGGTTTCGGATTTCAAAAAGCGGATGAAATTGCTGGATTAAATGGACTATCACTGACACATCCGAACCGTATAGGTGCAGGGTGTCTCTTTGTTATGCAAAAAAGCGTGCAGGATGGCAATGTATACTTGCCAGTAAACGAATGTATAACAAACGTTATTCAATTATTAGGGAAAACTAATACTGAGTTGGATAAGGAAACGGTCAAAAATCAACTGGAATCACTAAACACAGATAAAACGATGATTATCCAGAATGCTAACGTTTATTTACCTTCTTTATATTATGCGGAAGATGGATTTGCTTCACACGTGAAGCGATTGATTACCAAGCCTATGGAACACGAGACACCACTTGCAGAAATGATGAAAATAATTGGCGATATTGAAGAGGCGGAAACATTAAGCTATGGAAAAGAACAATTCCACGCCATTAATCAATCATTGCACGCTAAATTAATGATTGTAACCGGTGGACCTGGAACTGGGAAAACGACAGTTATAAAAGGAATAGTAGATGCATATGCAGCAATCCACGATGTTTCTATTGACCCAAAGGATTATGAGAAAAAGTCTGATTATCCGTTTGTTTTGACTGCACCAACTGGACGTGCGGCAAAACGATTAAAAGAATCAACTGGACTACCAGCAGTTACTATTCATCGATTACTCGGTTGGGATGGAAATAATGGATTTGATAAAGATCAAAACGAGCCATTGTCAGGTAAGTTTTTAATTGTTGATGAGTTTTCTATGGTAGATATTTGGCTTGCAAATAGTTTGTTTAAAGCAATTCCTGATGATATGCAAGTCCTATTAGTTGGTGATGAGGACCAGCTTCCTTCTGTCGGACCTGGCCAGGTACTCAGTGACTTATTAGCAAGTCAATCGATTCCATTAGTAAGTCTGAACGAAGTGTATAGACAAAAAGAAGGATCCAAAATTATTCAATTAGCCCATACCATAAAAAATAATGAATGTACAACTGAGACGCTTCAAAACGATAAAGATTTTAGCTTCCTAAAATGTAATGAATTTCATATGATTGATGTAATTACAAAAATATTCTCGCATGCAGAAAAGAAGGGTATTGATCTGAAAGATATACAGGTTTTAGCGCCGATGTATCGTTCACAAGCAGGAATAACGATTATTAATAAAACACTACAAACAATTGTAAATCCAAAAACGAAGACCAAACGTGAGGTAAAGATATATGACACCATATTCCGAGTAGGGGATAAAGTACTCCAATTGGTTAATCAACCGGAAGACGGTGTTTCTAATGGAGATATTGGAGAAATTGTAGCAATCTTTTTTGAGGATGAAAATAAGGAAAATGTGGAACAGATTGTTGTGACGTATGAAGGTAAAGAAGTAGTTTATGAACAAAAGGATTATACAAACATAACACATGCTTATTGCATTTCCATTCATAAATCACAAGGAAGTGAGTTTCCAATTGTCCTGTTGCCTGTAGTATCAACCTATCATCGAATGCTACGTAAAAATCTACTATATACAGCTATAACGAGAAGTAAGCAATCCTTAATTATCTGTGGAGAAATACAAGCATTTTTGCGAGGGGTAAACACCATGGATACAAACAAAAGGTATACTAGTCTAGTAAACCAATTGCATGAACGATTACCAAATAAAATAGAAGAAGTAACGGAAGACATTACGGAAGGAGAGATTAGTCCTTACGATTTTATGTAA
- a CDS encoding AI-2E family transporter: MFKEKNPLHILYWLIIGILTFLLVYLFIKLFPFYGTVFSFLWSVFFPFFFSLFIAYLLYPIMQKIHSFNIPKGLAILIIYVLFLGGIIFAINRIYPLFLRQLTELSDQLPQFISTYKNWIYQIYESTAFLPETVHDKMDNLFQQIETRMGNLVSKLINSITKIFDIIVVVTVIPVLVFYFLKDKKRIKDWLKKWIPSTYHHRAHEILFSIDKSLGNYIRGQLLVSLFVSIATFTSYYFLDLKYALVLAIIMGFTNFIPYFGPIIGALPALAIALTVSTKLAVFVLITVFVIQLIESNFLSPFIVGKSIHIHPIAIIFALLVGGQVGGVVGLLLAVPLLTITNEIVRQFRKSTEARQVTKKNTSD; the protein is encoded by the coding sequence ATGTTTAAAGAAAAAAACCCCTTACATATTTTATATTGGCTAATAATAGGTATTTTGACTTTCTTATTAGTTTATCTTTTTATAAAACTGTTCCCCTTTTATGGAACTGTTTTTTCCTTTTTGTGGAGTGTATTTTTCCCTTTCTTCTTTTCCTTATTTATTGCGTATTTACTTTATCCGATAATGCAAAAGATTCACTCGTTTAACATTCCAAAAGGATTAGCGATCTTAATTATTTACGTGTTATTCTTAGGAGGAATAATCTTTGCAATTAATCGTATTTACCCGCTATTTCTTCGTCAGTTAACAGAGCTAAGCGATCAATTACCGCAATTTATTTCAACCTACAAAAATTGGATTTATCAAATTTATGAATCAACTGCCTTTTTACCAGAAACAGTTCATGATAAGATGGACAACTTGTTCCAGCAAATAGAGACAAGGATGGGAAATTTAGTCTCAAAACTTATAAACTCTATTACAAAGATTTTTGATATCATTGTTGTCGTTACGGTGATTCCAGTACTCGTTTTTTACTTTCTAAAAGATAAAAAACGAATAAAAGATTGGTTGAAGAAATGGATTCCATCAACCTATCATCATCGAGCACATGAAATACTGTTCTCGATTGATAAAAGCTTAGGTAATTATATACGTGGACAATTGCTTGTAAGTCTTTTTGTGAGTATCGCTACTTTTACCAGCTATTATTTTCTGGATCTCAAGTATGCTTTGGTTTTAGCAATTATTATGGGATTTACTAACTTTATTCCTTATTTTGGCCCAATAATTGGCGCATTACCAGCTCTTGCAATCGCATTAACCGTGTCGACTAAGCTTGCCGTCTTTGTATTGATAACCGTTTTTGTTATACAACTAATTGAAAGTAATTTCCTTTCTCCATTTATTGTTGGGAAAAGTATACACATTCATCCAATAGCAATTATTTTTGCTCTGCTAGTTGGTGGACAGGTTGGTGGTGTGGTAGGCTTGTTACTAGCAGTCCCATTACTAACAATAACGAATGAGATTGTAAGGCAATTTCGAAAAAGTACTGAAGCTAGACAAGTTACTAAGAAAAATACTTCTGATTGA